The Oleiphilus messinensis DNA segment AATTGGCCTGCATGGCCGGGGGAATTGAAGCCGGTGACGAAGTTATTATTTCATCTCACACCATGGTTGCCACGGCCAGCGCGATTCATTTTGCCGGTGGCGTTCCCATTCCGGTTGAAGCGGGCGAAGACCTGCTAATCGATCCAGACGCCATTGAGGCCGCCATTACGGAAAAAACCCGAGCGATAATGCCGACGCAATTGAATGGCCGTACTTGTGATATGGATAAGATTACAAAAATTGCCGACAAGCACGGTTTAAAACTATTTGAAGACGCAGCGCAGGCACTGGGTTCAAAATTTAAAGGCCAGTCGGCGGGCACTTTCGGTGTCGCGTCCGCAATCAGTTTTTATCCTGCGAAGACCCTCGGATGTCTTGGTGATGGCGGAGCAGTGCTAACCAATGATCCAGATGTACACAAGCAATTGTTACTGCTCCGTGATCATGGCCGGGACGAAACCACAGGCGATGTCGAATGCTGGGGTTTCAATACCAGACTGGATAATATTCAAGCCGCAATACTGAATCATTTATTGCCTCAATACGAGGAAATTATCGGTCGACGCAGACATATCGCCGCGCTATACAATGAACTTTTAGCCGATGTCACTGAAGTAATCCTTCCACCTAAACCTGAGTCTGGTTCTGCTCATTTTGACATTTTCCAAAATTATGAGATCCGTGCCGAAAACCGGGATCAACTGAAGCAATATTTGAAAGAACAAGGCATTGGTACTCTGATTCAGTGGTCCGGGAAAGCGATTCATCAATTTACCAAACTCGGTTTCAAGACTGAATTACCGAAAACAACCAAACTTTTTCAAGAAATATTGTTACTGCCGCTCAACCTCTCGATAACTGACGAAGAAGTCGTTGTTGTCGCAGAAGCAATCAAGTCCTTTTACAAAAGCTGAATTCCAGACGCTGGTGAGGCCTTACAAAATGAAGATCAAAAATCATGTCAAATAGTGAAGCGCTGGCGTTAAAAATCAGACAGCATACTTTAGATATGACGCATCTGGGAGGGAGTTCCCACATCGGGTCAATCTTTTCCATTGCAGATGTTGTCGCGGTTCTCTATAGGGACATCATGCAGTTTGAGAGCAGCAATCCAGACTGGGATGCACGAGACCGGTTTATCTTGAGCAAGGGGCATGCAGGGGCTGCAGTCTATGCAGCACTGGCAGAAAGTGGTTTTTTTGACGTAAGCAAACTGCGCACTCACTATCAGAATGGCTCCGTGTTATCCGGTCATGTATCCCATAAAGGCGTGCCCGGTGTTGAACTATCTACGGGCTCTCTTGGTCACGGGCTTCCGGTTGCCTGCGGGATGGCTTATGCCGCCAAGTTGGACCAAAAGACTCACAGAGTATTCTCAATATTGAGTGATGGTGAATGCGATGAGGGATCAAACTGGGAAGCCATATTATTTGCGTCTCACCATAAGCTGGATAATCTAACCGTTGTGATAGACCACAACAAACTGCAGAGCATCGATACCACAGATGAAACGCTGAATCTCAATCCGTTTCCAGATAAGTGGATATCGTTTGGCTGGCAAGTAAAAGAAGTAGACGGCCATGACCATGTTCAGTTGAGAGAAGCCCTCTCTGTGAGGCAAGAGACGGGTAACAAACCCCTATGCATCATTGCCCACACCACCAAGGGAAAAGGTGTGTCGTTTATGGAAAACTCGGTACTTTGGCACTATCGAAGCGCGCAAGGGGAAGAGTATTTGGCTGCAAAGCAGGAACTCGAGAAGAGCTAGATGATATGAGAGATGCGTTTGTCGAAAAATTAACCGAATTAGCTGAAAATGATCCAAGTATTATGTTTATCACCGCGGATCTCGGTTTCGGTGTTTTTACTGAGTACGCGAAGCGGTTCCCCAAGCAGTATTTGAATGTAGGGGTTGCGGAACAAAACATGACTGGCGTTGCCACTGGTTTGGCTCTCGAAGGCCGAACCATATTTACCTATTCCATTGCTAATTTTGCAACACTCAGGTGCTTGGAACAAATTAGAAATGATGCCGCCTATCACAATGCCAATATTACAATCGTTTCTTCCGGTGGGGGATTTACCTACGGCTCGTTAGGGATGTCCCATCATGCAACTGAAGATATCGCCATTATGCGGGCCCTTCCCAATATCGCCGTTGTTGCCCCCGGAACAGCCTGGGAAACTCGATACGCAACGGAACAACTCACTCAGCGTCCTGGCGTTGGCTATTTGAGAATCGAAAAAGGCGGCAACAAAGAACCCCACTGGGCAGAATGCCAATTTGAACTGGGCAAAGCCATAACCGTTAAAAATGGCAACGATATCACGTTAATATCAACCGGGGGAATACTTACTGAGAGTATATTGGCTGCAGAAAAGCTGAGCGCTCAGGGTATTAGCGCACGTGTCATTTCTATGCATACCGTCAAGCCCATCGATCGCGCTGCGATTATCAAAGCCGCGAAAGAAACGAAAGCGATTGTGACGGTAGAAGAACACAATATTCTGGGTGGTCTCGGAAGTGCCGTTGCAGAAGTGCTCACCTTGGAGGATGTGCCGAAAATCAAGTTCGGTCAGATCGGCTTGAAAGACCAATATTCCTCGGTCGTCGGTGACCAAGGCTATTTACGCAGTTTTTATCAGCTAGACCATACTTCCATCGTAAATAAAGTTTTATCTTTAATTGGAAAAACGATTCCTGCGGAGAGCTTGCGTGAAACGATTATTTGATACCTTAATCGCTGCTGTGGCTTTAATTGTATTAGCCCCTTTTCTGACCTTACTGATGATTTTGATCTGGTTCCAGGATTGGCACTCCCCGCTCTATATCGCCAACCGTGTTGGCAAGGATGGCAAAGCATTCAGAATGGTCAAGCTCAGATCCATGGTCATAAATGCCGATAAAAATGGTGTGGATTCTACAGCGGCAGATGACGTGCGAATCACTCGCCTGGGACGTTTTATCAGACAATTCAAGCTCGATGAACTGACCCAGTTGTGGAATGTGCTTATGGGCCACATCAGTTTGGTTGGACCCCGACCCAATGTGAAAGCCGATACTGATCTTTATACGCTCGAGGAACAGGGGTTACTCTCCATTCGGCCGGGAATAACCGATTTCTCATCTATCGTATTTTCAGACGAAGGGGATATTCTGGCTGGAAGAGACAACCCTGATTTAGTTTACAACCAAATCATTAGACCCTGGAAAAGCCGCTTGGGGCTTTTTTATGTGAAAAATTCAAATCTAATGGTTGATTCGAAGCTGATTGGACTGACAATCCTTGCCATTTTCAACAAGAAAAAGTCTCTTCAATATTTAGCCAAGTTATTGGCGGATCTGGGTGCAGAGGAAAAGTTAATCAAGATTTGTCTGAGAGAGGACGAGTTAACGCCTTACCCTCCTCCCGGGGCAAACGAAGTCGTTGCGCTTCGCTGATAGGGAAGCCGCGTCAAAACGTGCAACCAACGCCAAACATAGAGCGATCGATATTCAAAGGCATCGAGTATGAGTTACGACTGGAAAAAAATAATAATTCACCCAAGCGATTCCATTTTACGCGCAATCGAAGTCATCGACAAAGAATCTCTCAGGGCAGCATTAGTCACCGAAGATGATCAACTTTTGGGAATGGTGACCGATGGCGACATACGTCGTGGCTTACTCAGAAATATTCCATTGGAAGGTCCAGTCTCACAAGTCATGAACAAGGAACCTAAAGTCGTTTACGAGGGTGCTTCCCGGTCGAGCATACTCGATTTGATGGAAACCTTTGACCTCTTGCTTATTCCCATCTTGCGTGGCAATAAACTGGTAGGCGTCGAAACGCTCCAGCACCTGACAAAGCGAAAGAAATACGACAATCCGGTGTTTTTAATGGCGGGAGGCTTCGGTACCCGACTACAACCGCTCACCAATAGCTGCCCAAAACCGCTGCTGAAAGTCGGTGAAAAGCCGATTCTGGAGACCATTTTAGACAGCTTTATAGAAGCAGGATTCCATAATTTTTTTATCTCGATTCATTATATGCCCGAAATGATTCGAGATCATTTTGGTGATGGCAGTCGATGGGGGGTCACCATACGCTATATCCACGAAGATCAGCCGTTAGGTACCGGGGGTGCTTTAGGGTTGCTGCCGGCAGATATTAATTCGCTCCCCATCATCGTCATGAATGGCGATGTCTTGACCAAGGTGGATTTTGTTCACTTACTCAAGTACCACAATGAGCACGAATCAATAGCAACCATGTGTGTCAAAGAATATGAATATCAAGTGCCCTACGGTGTAATCACGACAGAGAACCACAAAATACTCTCAATGGTGGAAAAGCCGATCCAAAAGTTTTTTGTCAATGCCGGCATCTATGTAATCAACAGTGAAGTGGCAACCGGAGTCGAACCGAACCAGAACATTGATATGCCGACCTTACTGGATAACTACATAAAAAATGATCATACCGTCTCAGTATTTCCCGTCCATGAGTATTGGCTTGATATCGGAAAAATGAATGATTTCAAGCTGGCTCAACAGAACTATAAATAAACCCCCGACATCGATCTGACTTAAACACCTGGTTTACTGAATAGGTTCAAAATGCGACGATATTTGCTGCAAATATTCTTCCTCTCGTTTATCTGCGTACTTGCAGGATGCAAGTCTTCGGGGGATTCCGCATCCGAGAATTCAGAAGGGGATCAGAGTATTCTCGCTTGCGACCAGAGCGGGCATAATGATGTCATCGCGCTCTTGTCAAAAAGTTCAAAGCAGTTTTGTATCAGTGACACAAAAACCAACTGGACGCTCTCAATCGAGCCGGTAAATGGCATGATTGAGAAAATAACGGAAAATATCTATCAATACACCCCTCAATCAGGTTTTAGTGGAACTGACGCAGTCGTTTTCACTGATCGTTTTGGTAATCAATCTAAAAAACATTTCTTTGTCACCGGACTCGAGAACGCGTTCAAACTGTCTGGAGTAAGCAGTGACAGGGCAACTGCCTACCCGGATTCAAACAAAATTGTGACCATTGGCAATAAAACCCATGTCACTTGGCTCGATGAAGAAGATGGCACTTTTTTTATCCGGGTAAGAACCTTAGACCAGTCCAGCAATACATGGGGCGAAACCTACACGGTTGATACTGCAGAAGACAATCATGGTGGTGCCGCGATGGTTGCGGACTCGGAAGGGTTTCTCCACATTGTGTACTATCCTCACAGCGGCACCTTTCGCTATAAACAATCCTTAAAACCAAACGACGTTTCCGCATGGGGAGAAACTGAATTATTTGGTACCAACGGCACATACCCCGCGCTTGGCGTGCTGGCCGATGATACCTTGGTGCTCATTGCCCGACACTCCCGATGGCAGGAACCTTGGTACTTATCTTTTTATCGACGACCCAAAAACGGGGAATGGTCCGATGCAAAACCGGTCGTCGAAGGGAACATCGGAAGCTGGCTCAGCAATGCTCATCCGGATTACTATTCGACTATATATTTCCAGTCTATGCTGGTCGGAAGCGACGGGCAATCCATACATCTTGGATTCACAATCGCTGAAGCCCCGTTTGGAGAATTACCGGGGAAAGGCTATTTCATCGGCTATATACACAGCAGCGATGGCGGCCTCACTTGGAAGGGCAAGGATAACAAAACCTTTAATACGCCAATATTGCCAGAGAATGTAGAAATAGTTACCGGGGATACGATACCCATTGATGGTGTGGATTATTTTGTTGGCAATATGGCCATGGATCCGTTGGGTCGCCCCTGGATTCTGTATTGTCGACTGGACTATCGACCTTATGAAGCCTGGTTAGCAATGCGGCAAGCCAATGGCAGCTGGATCACAAAAGAATTGCTCCCTCACGTTAATGACAGGTTCCCGGACGTAGAGATTCATATGCCAGGATCTATCACGTTTGA contains these protein-coding regions:
- a CDS encoding DegT/DnrJ/EryC1/StrS family aminotransferase: MNNIPFFDYPHVFKKHENDFMRIIADVASRGAFIMQKDLREFESNLAKYTGAKYAVGVANATDGLQLACMAGGIEAGDEVIISSHTMVATASAIHFAGGVPIPVEAGEDLLIDPDAIEAAITEKTRAIMPTQLNGRTCDMDKITKIADKHGLKLFEDAAQALGSKFKGQSAGTFGVASAISFYPAKTLGCLGDGGAVLTNDPDVHKQLLLLRDHGRDETTGDVECWGFNTRLDNIQAAILNHLLPQYEEIIGRRRHIAALYNELLADVTEVILPPKPESGSAHFDIFQNYEIRAENRDQLKQYLKEQGIGTLIQWSGKAIHQFTKLGFKTELPKTTKLFQEILLLPLNLSITDEEVVVVAEAIKSFYKS
- a CDS encoding transketolase, with protein sequence MSNSEALALKIRQHTLDMTHLGGSSHIGSIFSIADVVAVLYRDIMQFESSNPDWDARDRFILSKGHAGAAVYAALAESGFFDVSKLRTHYQNGSVLSGHVSHKGVPGVELSTGSLGHGLPVACGMAYAAKLDQKTHRVFSILSDGECDEGSNWEAILFASHHKLDNLTVVIDHNKLQSIDTTDETLNLNPFPDKWISFGWQVKEVDGHDHVQLREALSVRQETGNKPLCIIAHTTKGKGVSFMENSVLWHYRSAQGEEYLAAKQELEKS
- a CDS encoding transketolase family protein; the protein is MRDAFVEKLTELAENDPSIMFITADLGFGVFTEYAKRFPKQYLNVGVAEQNMTGVATGLALEGRTIFTYSIANFATLRCLEQIRNDAAYHNANITIVSSGGGFTYGSLGMSHHATEDIAIMRALPNIAVVAPGTAWETRYATEQLTQRPGVGYLRIEKGGNKEPHWAECQFELGKAITVKNGNDITLISTGGILTESILAAEKLSAQGISARVISMHTVKPIDRAAIIKAAKETKAIVTVEEHNILGGLGSAVAEVLTLEDVPKIKFGQIGLKDQYSSVVGDQGYLRSFYQLDHTSIVNKVLSLIGKTIPAESLRETII
- a CDS encoding sugar transferase — protein: MKRLFDTLIAAVALIVLAPFLTLLMILIWFQDWHSPLYIANRVGKDGKAFRMVKLRSMVINADKNGVDSTAADDVRITRLGRFIRQFKLDELTQLWNVLMGHISLVGPRPNVKADTDLYTLEEQGLLSIRPGITDFSSIVFSDEGDILAGRDNPDLVYNQIIRPWKSRLGLFYVKNSNLMVDSKLIGLTILAIFNKKKSLQYLAKLLADLGAEEKLIKICLREDELTPYPPPGANEVVALR
- a CDS encoding nucleotidyltransferase family protein, whose translation is MSYDWKKIIIHPSDSILRAIEVIDKESLRAALVTEDDQLLGMVTDGDIRRGLLRNIPLEGPVSQVMNKEPKVVYEGASRSSILDLMETFDLLLIPILRGNKLVGVETLQHLTKRKKYDNPVFLMAGGFGTRLQPLTNSCPKPLLKVGEKPILETILDSFIEAGFHNFFISIHYMPEMIRDHFGDGSRWGVTIRYIHEDQPLGTGGALGLLPADINSLPIIVMNGDVLTKVDFVHLLKYHNEHESIATMCVKEYEYQVPYGVITTENHKILSMVEKPIQKFFVNAGIYVINSEVATGVEPNQNIDMPTLLDNYIKNDHTVSVFPVHEYWLDIGKMNDFKLAQQNYK
- a CDS encoding BNR-4 repeat-containing protein, translating into MRRYLLQIFFLSFICVLAGCKSSGDSASENSEGDQSILACDQSGHNDVIALLSKSSKQFCISDTKTNWTLSIEPVNGMIEKITENIYQYTPQSGFSGTDAVVFTDRFGNQSKKHFFVTGLENAFKLSGVSSDRATAYPDSNKIVTIGNKTHVTWLDEEDGTFFIRVRTLDQSSNTWGETYTVDTAEDNHGGAAMVADSEGFLHIVYYPHSGTFRYKQSLKPNDVSAWGETELFGTNGTYPALGVLADDTLVLIARHSRWQEPWYLSFYRRPKNGEWSDAKPVVEGNIGSWLSNAHPDYYSTIYFQSMLVGSDGQSIHLGFTIAEAPFGELPGKGYFIGYIHSSDGGLTWKGKDNKTFNTPILPENVEIVTGDTIPIDGVDYFVGNMAMDPLGRPWILYCRLDYRPYEAWLAMRQANGSWITKELLPHVNDRFPDVEIHMPGSITFDNRGKLYMVLTSTHNSAGGDYPYHGHKTSNVLALISGDYGKSFDVAELANSNTEADDQKMKWLPNLEVSTTSALVESPGVLFTRSVVNEELAYQMVSNEAYYTQFNAEHNRGEFVTVNKVNTSERKPALSGMVSSSIKSVEATINKVSYVANIENNSWYIEQGILEELAYGAYDVSLTAVDQSGENLTDLTYGEVLIDASP